From Pelotomaculum schinkii, the proteins below share one genomic window:
- the ytvI gene encoding sporulation integral membrane protein YtvI, with product MPKPILLIVYAAIVILVFMAAYVYVLPIFVPFIIALFFTALMEPLIRLIQRRSRMPRGFAVLLTMFVVFGGIGVVFSAIILKLVAELIQLSVSLPGVAAEISLYYQFFIDRVTAFYITLPPGVTSSLEQNISILTANLQSLITKSANSIIDFLSIVPGTFTIMLVSLLATYFLARDRQLIIGLLLRYIPAPWGEKTVAILQEITAAFIGYLRAQAVLVLITIVLSVTGLYLIGADYALTMGLLIGVFDMIPVLGPATIYVPWIIWSFVTGATAFGVKLTILYGLVLVVRQVLEAKIVSANLGLHPLETLLAMYAGLKTIGLAGLILGPIILIGGKAVMKAVRSPQR from the coding sequence TTGCCAAAGCCAATCTTGCTGATTGTTTATGCCGCCATTGTGATATTGGTGTTTATGGCGGCCTATGTTTACGTGCTTCCAATTTTTGTGCCTTTTATCATCGCCCTTTTTTTTACCGCGCTGATGGAGCCGTTGATACGGTTAATCCAGCGCAGGTCGCGTATGCCCCGCGGTTTTGCGGTACTGCTTACTATGTTTGTTGTATTTGGCGGCATCGGCGTAGTTTTTTCAGCAATAATTCTCAAGCTGGTCGCTGAATTAATTCAGCTCTCTGTTTCTCTGCCTGGCGTGGCGGCGGAAATAAGTCTCTATTACCAGTTTTTTATTGATAGAGTAACTGCCTTTTACATCACACTTCCACCGGGGGTTACTTCGTCCCTGGAACAGAATATTTCCATTCTGACTGCCAACTTACAGAGTCTGATTACCAAGTCGGCAAACTCAATTATTGACTTTCTCTCAATTGTACCCGGCACCTTCACCATCATGCTCGTCAGCTTATTGGCCACCTATTTCCTGGCCCGCGACCGGCAATTGATTATTGGGCTCTTGCTCCGGTATATTCCTGCGCCCTGGGGCGAAAAAACGGTTGCCATTCTGCAGGAGATAACCGCAGCCTTCATTGGATACCTGAGGGCGCAGGCGGTGCTGGTACTGATTACGATCGTGCTCAGCGTTACCGGACTCTACCTTATTGGAGCAGACTATGCTCTCACCATGGGGCTTTTGATCGGCGTTTTTGATATGATACCGGTCCTGGGGCCGGCCACGATTTATGTTCCCTGGATAATCTGGTCGTTTGTCACAGGCGCTACCGCCTTTGGCGTCAAATTGACCATATTGTACGGGTTAGTGCTGGTGGTAAGGCAGGTTTTGGAAGCTAAAATTGTCTCAGCCAACCTCGGCCTGCACCCCCTGGAAACACTGCTCGCCATGTATGCGGGACTTAAAACGATTGGCCTGGCCGGCCTTATATTGGGTCCTATTATCTTGATTGGCGGTAAGGCAGTTATGAAGGCGGTAAGATCACCCCAAAGATAA
- a CDS encoding 1-deoxy-D-xylulose-5-phosphate reductoisomerase — MKRVVVLGSTGSIGTQTLDVIRNLPGEFEVVGLGAGRNSRLLAEQINEFQPRAAALAEQEDLSRLKRELSPQDKLDLDWGIEGMKNLAAMPEADLVVIAVTGVAGIHPTFTALSAGKNVALANKETLVAAGQLVMDLATRKSKALLPVDSEHSAVWQCLYGYSFDQLEKIILTASGGPFRSANSVDLEKVTVEMALKHPNWNMGSKITIDSATLMNKGLEVIEAKWLFGVDYAQIDVVVHPQSIIHSAVEFKDGSVIAQMGLPDMRLPIQYALTFPQRVPGPAPRLDWTKLPKLTFEAPDTSKFPSLLLAYEAGKTGGTMPAVLNAANETAVYAFLQKRITFLGIPTVVEKVMEKHASINNPDLGEIMEADLWARATAGEFLRF; from the coding sequence TTGAAAAGAGTCGTCGTCCTCGGCAGTACCGGTTCAATAGGCACACAGACCCTGGATGTAATCAGGAATCTGCCGGGTGAATTTGAAGTGGTTGGGCTCGGAGCAGGAAGAAACTCACGCCTTTTAGCTGAACAAATAAACGAATTCCAGCCCCGCGCCGCTGCTTTAGCGGAGCAAGAAGATTTGTCGCGTTTAAAAAGAGAACTGTCGCCACAAGATAAACTTGATCTGGACTGGGGCATAGAAGGGATGAAAAACCTTGCCGCGATGCCTGAAGCAGATCTGGTTGTTATTGCCGTTACCGGGGTGGCAGGAATTCATCCTACCTTCACCGCGCTGAGCGCCGGCAAGAATGTAGCCCTGGCCAACAAGGAGACACTGGTGGCTGCGGGGCAGCTGGTGATGGATTTGGCGACCAGGAAAAGTAAGGCTCTTCTTCCGGTTGACAGCGAGCATTCCGCCGTGTGGCAGTGCCTCTACGGATATTCTTTTGATCAACTTGAAAAGATAATTCTCACAGCTTCAGGGGGTCCCTTCCGTAGCGCAAACAGTGTAGACCTTGAAAAAGTAACGGTTGAGATGGCTTTGAAACATCCCAACTGGAACATGGGAAGTAAAATCACCATAGATTCAGCTACTTTGATGAATAAGGGCCTTGAGGTAATTGAAGCGAAGTGGTTATTTGGGGTGGATTACGCCCAAATTGATGTAGTTGTTCACCCGCAGAGCATTATCCACTCAGCGGTTGAATTCAAGGACGGTTCAGTGATCGCCCAGATGGGGCTGCCGGATATGCGTCTGCCAATCCAGTACGCCCTGACCTTTCCGCAACGCGTACCAGGACCGGCGCCCAGGCTTGACTGGACAAAGTTACCTAAACTTACCTTTGAAGCTCCGGACACATCAAAATTCCCCTCCCTGCTCCTGGCGTATGAAGCAGGGAAGACAGGGGGCACCATGCCTGCCGTATTAAACGCAGCGAATGAAACGGCAGTTTATGCCTTTCTGCAAAAAAGGATAACCTTTTTGGGTATCCCCACGGTGGTGGAAAAGGTAATGGAAAAACACGCCAGTATAAACAATCCTGATCTGGGTGAAATAATGGAAGCAGACCTTTGGGCGAGAGCAACGGCTGGGGAATTCCTTAGATTCTGA